A single genomic interval of Helianthus annuus cultivar XRQ/B chromosome 13, HanXRQr2.0-SUNRISE, whole genome shotgun sequence harbors:
- the LOC110898571 gene encoding probable sucrose-phosphate synthase 1, producing the protein MAGNDWINSYLEAILDVGPGLDDKNSSLMLRERGKFSPTRYFVEEVITKFDETDLRRSWAMASSIRDSEERNTRLENMSWRIWNLARRKKKLGKGTQQKRKQKRELARVPKPLLADMPEELSEGEKGDTVSEISPKGKGVSTKGGMKRINSMDVLKNFATQQKDKKLYIVLISLHGLIRGENMELGRDSDTGGQVKYVVELARALGAMPGVYRVDLLTRQVSAPGVDWSYGEPTEMLTPLNDDDCQSGESSGAYIIRIPFGPKDKYIPKELLWPHIPEFVDGALTYILQMSKVLSEQIGDGKPVWPASIHGHYADAGNAAALLSGALNVPMLFTGHSLGRDKLEQILKQGRQSKDDINTTYRIMRRIEAEEITVDSSEVIITSTRQEIDEQWGLYDAFDPVLERKLRARNRQNVSCFGRFAPRPIVIPPGMEFKHIVPNRGGADDDSEGYQESSTTPNPPVWSEIMRFFTNPHKPIILALARPDPKKNLTTLVKAFGECRALRDLANLTLIMGNRDNIDEMSGTNSAVLLSILKLIDKYDMYGQVSYPKHHKQSEVPDIYRLAARTKGVFINPAFIEPFGLTLIEAAAYGLPMVATKNGGPVDIKKALDNGLLVDPHNQQSIADALLKLVADKQLWSKCKQNGLKNIHLFSWPEHCKTYLARIACCRPRHPKWESCAVGYEYSESQSPEDSLRDLNDLKISLEGVIHDHGSVDSSQKSDVNSQSLKSKSSVGKKLENLAKLPVKEKSNKDETLARIGSQDTIEYLELRRKKTVFVVAVDCGLTKDFVEILNMILEIVKVDKKGENLGFILSTASSISEIHSFMKTSNIEFSGFDALICNSGSDIYYPSSSEGSPKNLPFVVDSDYSSHIDYRWGGDHLQNTLVHWAASLRERYKDKELVVECDSESRHCFAFKIKNLEHIPPVKDLREFLRKQALRCQAVYCQNGTKLNVIPVVASRAQALRYLYVRWGMNLANTVVIMGDYGDTDYEGLRGGIHKTVVINGVCNEARKLHNNRSYPLEHVITYDTPTIVQVEGCKKDQVIQAMAKLQV; encoded by the exons ATGGCGGGAAACGATTGGATAAACAGTTATCTGGAAGCGATTCTGGATGTAGGTCCAGGTCTGGACGACAAGAATTCGTCGCTAATGTTGAGAGAAAGAGGGAAATTTAGCCCTACTCGATACTTTGTTGAAGAGGTTATCACCAAATTTGATGAGACCGATCTTCGTCGTTCTTGGGCTATG GCCTCATCCATCCGGGATTCAGAAGAAAGAAACACAAGATTAGAGAACATGAGCTGGAGGATTTGGAACTTGGCTCGGAGGAAGAAAAAG CTAGGCAAAGGAACTCAACAAAAACGGAAACAAAAACGGGAACTAGCAAGGGTTCCTAAACCGTTACTTGCAGACATGCCGGAAGAGTTATCCGAAGGAGAGAAAGGCGATACAGTCAGCGAGATTTCACCAAAGGGAAAGGGCGTTAGCACTAAAGGTGGAATGAAAAGAATTAATTCGATGGACGTGTTGAAGAACTTCGCTACTCAACAAAAGGACAAGAAACTCTACATTGTGTTAATCAGTCTTCACGGTCTTATTCGTGGTGAAAATATGGAGCTAGGTCGCGATTCCGATACAGGCGGACAG GTGAAGTATGTAGTAGAACTCGCAAGGGCATTAGGTGCAATGCCGGGGGTGTATCGAGTGGATTTGCTGACTAGACAAGTATCGGCGCCTGGTGTTGACTGGTCATACGGTGAACCAACCGAAATGTTAACGCCACTTAACGATGACGACTGCCAAAGTGGCGAGAGTAGTGGCGCGTACATAATACGTATACCTTTCGGTCCGAAAGACAAATATATCCCTAAAGAGCTCCTATGGCCTCACATACCCGAGTTTGTCGACGGTGCATTAACCTACATTTTACAAATGTCAAAGGTTTTAAGCGAGCAAATTGGTGACGGGAAGCCCGTATGGCCAGCTTCGATTCACGGGCACTATGCGGATGCGGGAAACGCGGCTGCTCTTTTATCCGGTGCGTTAAACGTCCCAATGCTGTTTACGGGACATTCTCTTGGACGCGATAAACTTGAACAGATATTGAAACAAGGGCGGCAATCGAAGGATGATATCAATACCACTTATAGAATAATGAGGCGAATCGAGGCTGAGGAGATAACTGTTGATTCATCGGAAGTGATTATTACTAGTACTCGGCAAGAGATAGACGAGCAATGGGGTTTGTATGACGCGTTTGATCCCGTTCTTGAGAGAAAATTACGAGCTAGGAATCGACAGAACGTGAGCTGTTTCGGCCGGTTCGCGCCCCGTCCAATTGTAATACCGCCTGGAATGGAGTTTAAGCATATTGTTCCGAACCGTGGTGGTGCGGATGATGATTCAGAAGGATATCAGGAAAGTTCAACGACTCCAAACCCGCCTGTTTGGTCTGAG ATAATGCGATTCTTCACGAATCCGCATAAGCCTATCATCCTGGCTCTTGCTCGACCCGACCCGAAAAAGAATCTGACTACTCTGGTCAAAGCTTTCGGGGAGTGCCGTGCATTAAGGGATCTTGCAAACCTC ACATTGATAATGGGAAACCGTGATAACATCGATGAAATGTCCGGCACAAATTCGGCAGTTTTACTTTCGATTTTGAAGTTGATTGACAAATATGATATGTACGGTCAAGTTTCTTATCCGAAACACCATAAGCAATCTGAAGTTCCCGATATATATCGGTTAGCAGCCAGGACGAAGGGTGTGTTCATCAATCCAGCATTCATTGAGCCGTTTGGTCTCACTTTGATAGAG GCAGCAGCATATGGTTTACCTATGGTGGCTACTAAAAACGGAGGTCCAGTTGATATTAAGAAG GCTCTTGATAACGGGTTACTGGTGGACCCACACAATCAGCAATCGATAGCAGATGCACTTTTGAAGCTGGTAGCAGATAAGCAACTTTGGTCGAAATGTAAACAAAACGGTTTAAAAAACATTCATCTTTTCTCATGGCCCGAGCATTGCAAAACGTATCTAGCCCGAATAGCTTGTTGCAGGCCACGTCATCCAAAATGGGAAAGCTGTGCGGTTGGATACGAGTATTCAGAATCGCAATCACCCGAAGATTCACTACGAGATCTTAACGACTTAAAGATTTCATTAGAAGGTGTTATACACGATCATGGAAGCGTTGACAGTTCGCAGAAATCCGACGTGAATTCTCAGTCGCTCAAAAGCAAATCTAGCGTCGGGAAAAAACTCGAAAACTTGGCTAAGTTGCCGGTTAAGGAGAAGTCAAATAAGGATGAAACGTTAGCGAGAATTGGATCGCAAGATACAATCGAGTACCTCGAGTTACGGAGGAAGAAAACCGTGTTTGTTGTGGCGGTTGACTGTGGTTTGACTAAAGATTTTGTCGAGATTTTGAATATGATTCTCGAAATCGTGAAGGTGGATAAGAAGGGGGAAAATTTAGGGTTTATATTATCAACAGCTTCGTCTATATCCGAGATTCATTCTTTTATGAAAACTAGTAACATCGAGTTTTCAGGATTCGACGCTTTGATATGCAACAGTGGTAGTGATATATATTACCCTTCTTCTAGTGAAGGAAGTCCTAAAAATCTTCCGTTTGTCGTGGATTCTGATTATTCTTCGCACATTGATTATCGTTGGGGTGGAGATCACTTACAGAACACTTTAGTTCATTGGGCCGCTTCTCTTAGAGAACGATATAAAGATAAAGAACTCGTTGTCGAGTGTGATTCTGAATCCCGacattgttttgcatttaaaatcaagaacttaGAACAT atACCACCTGTGAAGGATCTTCGCGAGTTTTTGAGAAAACAAGCTCTAAGATGCCAGGCTGTATATTGTCAAAACGGTACAAAGTTGAATGTGATACCCGTGGTTGCTTCTCGAGCTCAGGCTCTAAG GTACTTGTATGTGAGATGGGGTATGAACTTGGCGAATACTGTAGTTATCATGGGAGATTACGGGGACACTGATTATGAAGGTTTACGCGGTGGAATACATAAAACAGTGGTAATCAATGGAGTTTGTAACGAAGCACGTAAGCTTCATAACAACAGAAGCTATCCTCTAGAACATGTAATTACGTATGATACTCCGACTATCGTTCAGGTCGAAGGATGCAAGAAGG
- the LOC110898568 gene encoding B3 domain-containing protein REM10, producing the protein MRAPLSKCEPAHFFKFIKEGSLFQQSIPESIRKYIKGRSSNETAVLKRGSQKWSVKVIDWVFGKGWDIFVKENGVEEYDIVVFKHEGNMVFDTMVFDPSFCEREYPNARVTISSRNCENDTNAPKKIPKEKDPVPDHIHHPYFIGTLNSKDTRYKLYVPINFVRANRLSTGGMILRYGQSQTSWMAEIRIRANSYIIGGWHDFYIENGLKEGDQFKLELIQSGTKPVAIYYNLGTNESESPGKAITPNFVRTLRGSSNAQVRLYIPKEFALQNGLTNGELILKDVKNEGAWTVNISNHLGRFYYIHTGLKEFCIANGLKKGDHVKFELIRSGKKPTAIVSMYKNEGASVQSLRTACYSVKL; encoded by the exons ATGCGTGCTCCTTTAAGCAAGTGCGAACCCGCCCACTTCTTCAAGTTCATCAAAGAAGGTTCCCTGTTCCAACAG TCAATACCTGAATCAATTAGAAAATACATAAAAGGGAGAAGTAGCAACGAAACAGCCGTTTTGAAAAGAGGGTCTCAAAAATGGTCGGTGAAGGTTATCGATTGGGTGTTTGGCAAAGGTTGGGATATATTCGTGAAAGAAAACGGCGTGGAAGAATATGACATCGTTGTTTTTAAGCATGAAGGAAATatggtttttgataccatggttttCGACCCTTCATTTTGCGAAAGGGAATATCCAAATGCTCGCGTTACAATATCATCGAGGAATTGTGAAAATGACACCAATG CACCGAAGAAGATCCCAAAAGAGAAGGATCCGGTTCCGGATCATATTCATCATCCTTATTTTATCGGCACGTTGAACTCTAAAGATACGCGATATAAACTG TATGTTCCAATCAATTTCGTAAGGGCAAACCGATTAAGCACTGGAGGGATGATTCTTAGATATGGTCAAAGTCAAACGTCGTGGATGGCTGAGATAAGGATTCGTGCGAATAGTTACATAATAGGAGGATGGCATGATTTTTATATTGAAAATGGGCTAAAAGAAGGAGACCAGTTTAAGCTTGAACTCATTCAATCTGGGACCAAACCTGTTGCAATTTATTATA ATCTTGGCACCAATGAGTCTGAATCTCCTGGAAAGGCGATAACTCCTAACTTTGTTCGCACTTTGCGTGGATCTTCTAACGCACAAGTTCGCTTG TATATTCCGAAGGAATTTGCTTTACAAAATGGATTAACTAATGGAGAATTGATCCTAAAAGATGTGAAAAATGAAGGCGCGTGGACCGTTAACATAAGCAACCATTTGGGCAGATTCTACTACATTCATACAGGATTGAAGGAATTCTGTATTGCAAATGGCTTAAAGAAAGGAGATCATGTTAAATTTGAACTCATCCGGAGCGGGAAAAAGCCAACTGCCATTGTTTCAA tgTACAAGAATGAAGGGGCTTCTGTGCAGTCGCTCCGAACCGCTTGCTATTCGGTGAAGTTGTGA